From Phragmites australis chromosome 5, lpPhrAust1.1, whole genome shotgun sequence, a single genomic window includes:
- the LOC133918161 gene encoding translation initiation factor IF3-1, mitochondrial-like, which produces MAPPLRRSMAMGSLALRYAAYLRRPRPPLPLQTLAPPTPIRRPLPDLSPCRHLAAPPQVNRKSKEDENDDSVGPRINNAITSPFVRLVNDQGHSVVPRHEALQLAARMEMDLVEVHRKSEPPVCKIMDFHKEKYKKEVKEKERLKTKSAIILRGGDNKEVRFKGKTELKDLMVKADAITRLMERGYRVKCMAMPSGNEGEDLGGPLSRLLGLIQDVCIVESGPHLDSKHAYVIVRHVKFATKKGGKKASKAMEDAGKGTRGTPSESQVAGNDNEDETTECGSEADDRAISDHVDKTAAYLSSESSTQKEGQDRGLKRELNRSKSNRGADHGKMPNNNAGGSRINPGQWGPQTSERRLGSKDAKPDMEKRENNNQDKEPGEINRYAARRQPIRGGNQGLRQGRSQQDRRNENEGQYAVNDHQIPLEQHNQSLPRFNQDRLPQDPRNERRGHFPSNNNQKQAAGDDLGNPNPKTKSFGIFSTLKPASSEVRKTNGACTSKPNPDLPKSYGIFGSSRRESDNKS; this is translated from the exons ATGGCTCCCCCTCTCCGCCGCAGCATGGCCATGGGATCCCTCGCACTCCGCTACGCCGCCTACCTCCGCCGCCCTCGCCCTCCTCTACCTCTACAGACTCTCGCCCCTCCCACGCCCATCCGCCGCCCGCTCCCCGACCTCTCCCCGTGCCGACACTTGGCCGCGCCGCCTCAG GTCAATAGGAAGAGCAAGGAGGATGAGAACGATGACAGCGTAGGTCCTCGCATCAACAACGCCATCACCTCTCCCTTTGTCAGATTGGTCAACGATCAAG GGCATAGTGTTGTCCCCAGGCATGAAGCTCTTCAGCTAGCTGCGAGGATGGAGATGGACTTAGTTGAG GTCCACAGAAAATCAGAACCTCCTGTATGCAAAATCATGGATTTTCACAAAGAGAAGTACAAGAAAGAAGTGAAGGAGAAAGAACGATTAAAAACCAAG TCTGCTATTATTTTACGTGGTGGGGATAACAAAGAAGTGCGATTTAAGGGGAAAACA GAACTAAAAGATTTGATGGTAAAAGCTGATGCAATCACCAGGTTAATGGAGCGCGGTTACAGGGTGAAG tgcatggccatgccctCAGGTAACGAAGGAGAAGATTTAGGAGGACCTCTATCTCGGTTGTTAGGACTT ATACAAGATGTCTGCATCGTCGAAAGTGGTCCGCACTTGGACTCGAAGCATGCATATGTTATTGTTAGGCATGTGAAGTTTGCAACAAAGAAAGGTGGAAAGAAAGCCAGCAAGGCGATGGAAGATGCAGGAAAAGGTACCCGTGGCACTCCCTCTGAATCACAAGTTGCTGGTAATGATAATGAAGACGAGACAACTGAATGTGGTTCAGAAGCTGATGATCGGGCCATCTCGGATCATGTTGACAAAACAGCTGCCTATCTCTCCAGTGAATCTTCCACCCAAAAGGAAGGGCAGGATAGAGGGCTTAAAAGAGAGTTGAATAGGTCGAAATCCAACCGAGGGGCTGACCATGGAAAAATGCCCAATAACAATGCTGGGGGAAGCAGAATCAATCCTGGTCAGTGGGGACCACAAACCTCTGAACGAAGACTTGGTTCCAAGGATGCAAAACCTGACATGGAAAAGCGAGAGAATAACAATCAAGATAAGGAACCTGGGGAAATCAACAGGTACGCAGCTCGAAGACAGCCGATAAGAGGAGGCAACCAAGGATTGAGGCAAGGAAGGTCCCAACAAGATAGAAGAAATGAAAATGAAGGCCAGTATGCGGTGAATGACCATCAAATACCTCTGGAACAGCATAACCAATCGTTGCCAAGGTTCAACCAAGATAGATTACCACAAGATCCAAGGAACGAAAGGAGAGGTCATTTTCCATCGAACAACAACCAAAAACAAGCAGCAGGTGATGATTTAGGTAATCCTAACCCAAAAACTAAGAGTTTTGGAATCTTTAGTACTCTGAAACCTGCCTCATCTGAGGTGAGGAAGACAAATGGTGCATGTACTAGTAAGCCTAATCCTGACTTGCCGAAAAGCTATGGGATTTTTGGTTCTTCTAGGAGGGAATCTGACAATAAAAGTTGA